One part of the Pseudomonas leptonychotis genome encodes these proteins:
- the dnaQ gene encoding DNA polymerase III subunit epsilon, with product MRSVVLDTETTGMPVADGHRIIEIGCVELIGRRLTGRHFHVYLQPDRESDEGAIAVHGITDEFLKDKPRFKEVADEFFEFIKGAQLIIHNAAFDIGFIANEFNLLGQGDRAEVSDYCSILDTLMMARERHPGQRNNLDALCKRYGVDNSGRDLHGALLDAEILADVYLTMTGGQTNLSLAGDGSEGDSNGRQQPSAIRRLPAERARTRVIQATDAELAEHAARLAIIEKSAGALPLWLQMEQPKIEA from the coding sequence ATGCGTAGTGTGGTGCTGGATACTGAAACCACCGGTATGCCGGTGGCTGACGGTCACCGAATTATCGAAATCGGTTGTGTTGAGCTGATCGGTCGTCGCCTGACGGGCCGGCACTTTCATGTGTACCTGCAGCCGGATCGTGAAAGCGACGAGGGTGCGATTGCGGTTCACGGTATTACCGATGAATTCCTCAAAGATAAGCCGCGCTTTAAAGAAGTCGCCGATGAATTCTTCGAGTTCATCAAGGGCGCGCAGCTGATCATCCATAACGCGGCGTTCGATATCGGCTTTATTGCCAACGAATTTAATTTGCTGGGGCAGGGTGATCGTGCCGAGGTCAGCGATTATTGCTCGATCCTCGATACGCTGATGATGGCCCGCGAACGCCATCCGGGGCAGCGCAACAACCTCGATGCCCTGTGCAAACGCTATGGTGTCGACAACTCCGGCCGTGACCTGCACGGCGCTTTGCTCGATGCCGAGATTCTGGCTGACGTTTACCTAACCATGACCGGTGGGCAGACTAATCTGTCCCTGGCCGGTGACGGTTCCGAAGGCGACAGCAATGGTCGCCAGCAGCCCAGTGCGATTCGTCGTTTGCCTGCCGAGCGTGCGCGTACGCGGGTGATTCAGGCCACTGATGCCGAGCTGGCCGAGCATGCGGCGCGCCTGGCAATTATCGAGAAATCTGCCGGGGCTTTGCCGCTTTGGTTGCAGATGGAACAGCCCAAAATCGAAGCCTGA
- a CDS encoding Orn/Lys/Arg decarboxylase N-terminal domain-containing protein, with the protein MYKDLKFPVLIVHRDIKADTVAGDRVRAIAQELEQDGFSILSTASSAEGRIVASTHHGLACILVAAEGAGENKNLLQDMVELIRIARRRAPQLPIFALGEQVTIENAPAEAMVDLNQLRGILYLFEDTVPFLARQVARAAHNYLDCLLPPFFKALVQHTAQSNYSWHTPGHGGGVAYRKSPVGQAFHQFFGENTLRSDLSVSVPELGSLLDHTGPLAEAEARAARNFGADHTYFVINGTSTANKIVWHSMVGRDDLVLVDRNCHKSILHSIIMTGAIPLYLCPERNELGIIGPIPLSEFSRESIQAKIDASPLARGRVPSSSGAMVKLVVVTNSTYDGLCYNAELIKQSLGNSVEVLHFDEAWYAYAAFHEFYAGRYGMGTLRAEDTPLVFTTHSTHKLLAAFSQASMIHVQDGGARQLDRDRFNEAFMMHISTSPQYGIIASLDVASAMMEGPAGRSLIQETFDEALSFRRALANLRQSLSVDDWWFSIWQPPQVEGSDDVVTQDWLLQPQADWHGFGDVAEDYVLLDPIKVTLVTPGLTADGKLAERGIPAAVVSKFLWERGLVVEKTGLYSFLVLFSMGITKGKWSTLLTELLEFKRSYDANLALSDVLPSIAQAGKVFYQGMGLRDLCDALHACYRENATAKALKRMYTVLPEVSIKPADAYNQLVRGEVEAVPIEQLEGRVAAVMLVPYPPGIPLIMPGERFTDQTRSIIDYLVFARAFDRSFPGFDADVHGLQREEGVYTVDCIKG; encoded by the coding sequence ATGTATAAAGACCTCAAGTTCCCCGTCCTGATTGTGCACCGTGACATCAAGGCCGATACCGTGGCCGGTGACCGGGTGCGCGCCATCGCTCAAGAACTGGAGCAGGACGGCTTCAGTATTCTGTCCACCGCCAGCTCCGCTGAAGGGCGCATTGTTGCTTCGACGCACCACGGTTTGGCCTGCATTCTGGTGGCTGCCGAAGGCGCGGGGGAAAACAAGAACCTGCTGCAGGACATGGTCGAGCTGATTCGCATTGCCCGGCGCCGTGCGCCGCAACTGCCGATCTTTGCCCTTGGCGAGCAGGTGACCATCGAGAACGCGCCTGCCGAGGCCATGGTTGATCTCAATCAGTTGCGCGGCATTCTTTATTTGTTTGAAGACACGGTGCCGTTTCTCGCGCGGCAGGTAGCCCGCGCAGCCCATAATTATCTGGATTGCCTGTTGCCGCCGTTCTTTAAAGCGCTGGTGCAGCACACTGCACAGTCCAACTATTCTTGGCACACGCCCGGCCATGGCGGCGGCGTGGCCTATCGCAAGAGCCCGGTGGGGCAGGCGTTTCACCAGTTCTTTGGCGAGAACACTTTGCGTTCTGACCTCTCGGTGTCGGTGCCGGAGCTGGGCTCGTTGCTTGATCACACCGGCCCGTTGGCCGAAGCCGAGGCCCGTGCGGCGCGCAACTTCGGTGCGGACCACACCTATTTCGTGATCAATGGCACCTCAACCGCCAACAAGATCGTCTGGCACAGCATGGTCGGGCGCGATGACCTGGTCTTGGTTGATCGCAACTGCCATAAGTCGATTCTGCATTCGATCATCATGACCGGCGCGATTCCGCTGTACCTGTGCCCCGAGCGCAATGAGCTGGGCATCATCGGGCCTATTCCGCTGAGTGAATTCAGCCGCGAATCGATTCAGGCGAAAATCGATGCCAGCCCACTGGCGCGCGGTCGTGTGCCAAGCAGCAGCGGGGCGATGGTCAAGCTGGTGGTGGTGACCAACTCGACCTACGACGGCCTCTGCTACAACGCCGAGCTGATCAAGCAGAGCCTGGGTAACAGTGTCGAGGTGCTGCATTTCGACGAGGCCTGGTACGCCTACGCAGCGTTTCACGAGTTCTACGCCGGCCGTTACGGCATGGGCACGCTGAGAGCCGAGGATACGCCGCTGGTGTTTACCACTCACTCGACGCACAAGCTGTTGGCGGCGTTCAGCCAGGCGTCGATGATCCACGTGCAGGATGGCGGTGCGCGCCAACTGGATCGGGATCGCTTCAACGAAGCCTTTATGATGCACATCTCCACCTCGCCGCAGTACGGCATCATCGCCTCGCTGGATGTCGCCTCAGCCATGATGGAAGGTCCGGCGGGCCGCTCACTGATTCAGGAAACCTTCGACGAGGCCCTGAGCTTTCGTCGAGCCCTAGCCAATCTGCGCCAGAGCCTCAGTGTTGATGACTGGTGGTTCAGCATCTGGCAACCGCCACAGGTAGAGGGCTCTGATGATGTCGTGACCCAGGACTGGCTGTTGCAGCCGCAAGCCGATTGGCACGGTTTTGGCGATGTCGCTGAAGATTATGTGCTGCTTGATCCGATCAAGGTGACCTTGGTGACGCCAGGCCTGACGGCCGATGGCAAGCTGGCCGAACGTGGCATTCCAGCGGCGGTGGTCAGTAAGTTTCTCTGGGAGCGTGGTTTGGTGGTAGAGAAAACCGGTCTGTATTCCTTCCTGGTGCTGTTCTCCATGGGGATTACCAAAGGTAAATGGAGCACGCTGTTGACCGAGCTGCTGGAGTTCAAACGCAGCTATGACGCCAACCTGGCGTTGAGTGATGTGCTGCCTTCAATCGCCCAGGCCGGCAAGGTGTTCTATCAGGGTATGGGCTTGCGTGATTTGTGCGATGCCTTGCACGCCTGTTACCGCGAAAACGCCACTGCCAAGGCACTTAAGCGCATGTATACGGTGCTGCCCGAGGTGTCGATCAAGCCTGCTGATGCCTATAACCAACTGGTGCGTGGCGAGGTTGAGGCTGTGCCGATCGAGCAGTTGGAAGGTCGAGTTGCAGCGGTCATGCTGGTGCCGTACCCGCCAGGTATCCCGTTGATCATGCCGGGTGAGCGTTTTACCGATCAGACCCGCTCGATCATCGATTACCTGGTCTTCGCTCGCGCCTTCGATCGCAGTTTCCCTGGTTTTGACGCTGATGTGCACGGCTTACAGCGTGAGGAGGGGGTTTACACCGTCGACTGTATCAAGGGCTGA
- a CDS encoding crotonase/enoyl-CoA hydratase family protein, whose amino-acid sequence MSDYKAFNVVLADKVAHVVINRPEKVNAMNADFWREIIEIFRWVDDTDEVRAVVISGAGKHFSSGIDLMMLASLGSQMGPDVGRNAEKLRRKILELQASFNAVDNCRKPVLAAIQGYCLGGAIDLVSACDMRYATDDAQFSIKEIDIGMAADVGTLQRLPRIIGDGMMRELAFTGRTINGEEARSIGLVNRTYADADALLDGVMGIAREIASKSPVAIRGTKEMIRYMRDHRVDDGLEYIATWNAAMLQSADLRVAMTAHMSKQKPEFAD is encoded by the coding sequence GTGTCCGACTACAAAGCCTTTAATGTCGTGTTGGCAGATAAGGTCGCCCATGTGGTGATCAACCGCCCGGAAAAGGTCAATGCGATGAACGCGGACTTCTGGCGCGAAATCATCGAAATATTCCGCTGGGTCGACGACACCGATGAAGTGCGCGCTGTGGTGATTTCCGGCGCCGGTAAACATTTCTCTTCAGGCATTGACCTGATGATGTTGGCCTCGTTGGGCAGCCAGATGGGTCCGGACGTCGGTCGCAATGCCGAAAAGCTGCGGCGCAAAATCCTCGAATTACAAGCTTCGTTCAATGCCGTAGACAACTGCCGTAAGCCTGTTTTGGCTGCTATTCAGGGTTATTGCCTGGGTGGTGCGATTGACTTGGTCTCGGCGTGTGACATGCGTTACGCGACCGATGATGCACAGTTCTCCATCAAGGAAATCGACATTGGCATGGCCGCCGACGTCGGTACCTTGCAGCGTCTGCCGCGTATTATTGGCGATGGCATGATGCGCGAACTGGCATTTACCGGGCGCACCATTAATGGTGAGGAAGCCCGCAGCATTGGCTTGGTCAATCGCACTTATGCCGATGCCGATGCCTTGCTTGATGGTGTGATGGGGATTGCCCGCGAAATCGCCAGCAAGTCGCCGGTGGCTATCCGTGGCACCAAAGAGATGATTCGCTACATGCGCGATCACCGTGTTGATGATGGCCTGGAATATATCGCCACCTGGAACGCTGCCATGCTGCAGTCGGCGGATTTGCGCGTGGCCATGACGGCTCATATGAGCAAGCAGAAGCCGGAGTTCGCTGACTGA
- a CDS encoding ferrous iron transporter B, with protein sequence MVSGATSLNLVRAELFTTMEEAESSLEQFIADRHNGSLLQQAVENLHQVRGTLNLIELTGAELLAQEVLDQATDIPAGAGEERDVQLSALSNALHVLRRYLESVDAHRQEMPELLLPAINDLRQAGGQPGLPESFFFSVRLDHARPRTSPPSVDGAARESEGRRLRHMYQVGLLGFIREQNPQASLKLMGRALTRLDNLFANEPRGRVCWVGAAAVEAQVDGQLLARKSRKQLFSRIDRELKQMLVNSQYEAPRSLLKELLYLVALAGTQGPQATVLNQIFGLTPLPFTDHLLEEEYQRLAGPGQAVMRSLSSAIREELNSVKDMLDLIERGTLQSESLNSLHALLGKLSKTLGMVGLSSAGNSLSAQLQIVASWTEASAPQPQELHKLADTVLYVEGMVASLESGERREARPPQAQPGNEADSFAQHQLNEARIVVVDEAQAGLALAKRAITAYLESSGERMHLSNVPFSLQAVRGGLWFLDQERAAMLVGACADYIQQQMFDAPQMPSEQMLETLADALSSLEYYLEAGAVMRPETQPSVLDLAAESVRALGMPLGA encoded by the coding sequence ATGGTTTCTGGAGCCACGTCGCTTAATTTAGTGCGCGCTGAACTGTTCACCACGATGGAAGAGGCCGAGTCGAGCCTTGAACAGTTCATCGCCGACCGCCATAACGGCAGCCTGCTGCAGCAAGCGGTGGAGAATTTGCATCAGGTTCGCGGCACGCTGAATCTGATCGAGCTGACCGGTGCGGAACTGCTGGCGCAGGAAGTGCTGGATCAGGCCACCGACATCCCAGCAGGGGCCGGCGAAGAGCGTGACGTGCAGCTTTCCGCCCTGAGTAATGCATTGCATGTGCTACGCCGCTACCTGGAGAGCGTTGACGCGCATCGTCAGGAAATGCCCGAGCTGTTGCTGCCGGCGATCAATGACCTGCGTCAAGCAGGTGGTCAGCCAGGCTTGCCGGAAAGTTTCTTTTTCAGCGTGCGCCTTGATCATGCCCGTCCACGAACCTCGCCGCCGTCGGTTGATGGTGCGGCGCGTGAAAGTGAAGGTCGCCGTTTGCGGCATATGTATCAGGTGGGGCTGCTAGGTTTTATTCGTGAGCAAAATCCGCAGGCCAGTCTCAAGTTAATGGGACGCGCGCTGACCCGTCTAGATAACTTGTTTGCCAACGAGCCGCGTGGTCGAGTGTGCTGGGTCGGTGCTGCTGCCGTTGAGGCGCAGGTTGACGGCCAATTGCTGGCACGCAAGTCGCGTAAACAATTGTTTTCGCGCATTGATCGCGAACTCAAGCAGATGCTCGTTAACAGTCAGTACGAAGCGCCACGCAGCCTACTCAAAGAACTGCTGTATCTCGTGGCCCTGGCGGGCACCCAGGGGCCGCAAGCAACAGTCCTGAATCAGATTTTTGGCCTGACACCGCTACCGTTCACGGACCATCTGCTGGAGGAGGAATACCAGCGTTTGGCAGGCCCTGGGCAAGCGGTCATGCGCTCGCTGAGTTCGGCAATTCGTGAAGAGCTCAATAGCGTCAAAGACATGCTCGATTTGATCGAGCGTGGCACCTTGCAAAGCGAGAGCCTCAATAGCCTGCATGCCTTGCTCGGCAAACTCAGCAAAACCCTGGGTATGGTCGGTCTCAGCTCGGCCGGCAATTCCCTGAGTGCTCAGCTACAGATCGTTGCCAGCTGGACGGAGGCGAGCGCGCCGCAACCGCAGGAGCTGCATAAGCTGGCGGACACGGTGTTGTACGTCGAAGGCATGGTAGCCAGCCTAGAGAGTGGCGAGCGCCGTGAAGCACGGCCTCCCCAGGCGCAGCCGGGTAATGAGGCTGACTCGTTTGCCCAGCATCAGCTTAACGAAGCACGCATTGTTGTGGTCGATGAGGCGCAGGCCGGTTTGGCTTTGGCCAAACGGGCAATTACCGCGTACCTCGAATCAAGCGGTGAGCGTATGCACTTGTCCAACGTACCGTTCAGCTTGCAGGCGGTTCGTGGCGGGTTGTGGTTCCTCGATCAAGAGCGTGCGGCGATGTTAGTGGGCGCTTGTGCGGACTACATCCAACAGCAGATGTTCGATGCGCCGCAGATGCCGTCCGAACAGATGCTGGAAACGCTCGCTGATGCGCTGAGCAGCCTCGAGTATTACCTTGAGGCCGGTGCGGTGATGCGTCCGGAAACCCAACCCAGTGTGCTCGATCTCGCCGCTGAAAGCGTGCGGGCATTGGGTATGCCGCTGGGGGCTTGA
- the nudC gene encoding NAD(+) diphosphatase has translation MQRWQPTLLDSQLPGGWVVAHFKQHFLADSNGVLFPREWLKQQDLPIVAEHGLGHFDGDAIYLLELSQPFDMQGCAWQSLRQFMLQGDADTFKLLSYATQIGTWASQHRFCGSCGETMQHIPGERAMHCVRCELQHYPRLSPSMIVLVTRGDEVLLARSPRFVSGVYSTLAGFVEAGESVEHCVAREVREEVGVEIKNLQYLGSQGWPFPHSLMLGFHAEYDSGDIVMQADEIEDAQWFNVHDLPPLPATRSIARHLIDVYVARRLGHPEPVLPG, from the coding sequence ATGCAGCGTTGGCAGCCCACGTTGCTCGACAGCCAGCTACCGGGTGGCTGGGTCGTCGCGCATTTTAAGCAGCATTTCTTGGCCGACAGTAATGGTGTGCTGTTTCCGCGCGAGTGGCTCAAGCAGCAGGATCTGCCAATTGTCGCCGAACATGGCTTGGGCCACTTTGATGGTGACGCCATCTACTTGTTGGAACTGAGCCAGCCTTTCGACATGCAGGGTTGCGCCTGGCAGAGCCTGCGCCAATTTATGCTGCAGGGCGATGCCGATACCTTCAAGTTGCTCAGCTATGCCACGCAGATTGGCACCTGGGCCAGCCAGCACCGTTTCTGTGGCAGTTGCGGCGAGACAATGCAGCACATTCCAGGCGAGCGTGCGATGCATTGCGTGCGCTGTGAGTTGCAGCATTACCCGCGACTATCGCCCAGCATGATTGTGCTGGTAACCCGCGGTGATGAGGTGCTGTTGGCACGCTCACCGCGCTTTGTCAGCGGTGTCTACAGCACCCTGGCCGGGTTTGTGGAGGCTGGCGAGTCGGTGGAGCATTGTGTGGCGCGCGAGGTGCGTGAAGAAGTGGGGGTCGAGATTAAGAACTTGCAGTACCTGGGTAGTCAGGGCTGGCCGTTCCCACACTCATTGATGCTGGGCTTTCATGCTGAATATGACTCGGGTGATATCGTCATGCAGGCCGATGAAATCGAAGATGCGCAGTGGTTTAACGTGCACGATTTGCCGCCATTGCCGGCGACACGTTCAATTGCACGTCACCTGATCGATGTGTACGTTGCGCGCCGTTTAGGTCATCCCGAACCAGTGCTGCCAGGCTAA
- a CDS encoding TSUP family transporter, with amino-acid sequence MDFPFELSVELSTLAILVLVAFIAGFIDAIAGGGGLLTIPALLTAGLPPHLALGTNKLSSSFGSAAASYTFYRRKLFDPSQWRNALIGTALGALLGAAMAQWVPSAWLNQLLPAVVFACGLYLLLGKTPAAPLLADAPIAKGRQWPQSLSLGFYDGVAGPGTGAFWTVSSLLLYPLDLVRASGVARSMNFVSNICALSVFIISGQVAWLLGICMGLALMVGAFLGARTAIKGGSKFIRPVFILVVLGLTVRLAWQHWFGMT; translated from the coding sequence ATGGATTTCCCATTTGAACTCAGTGTCGAGCTGTCGACGCTGGCAATTCTCGTCCTCGTCGCGTTTATAGCCGGCTTTATCGATGCTATTGCCGGCGGCGGCGGCTTACTGACCATCCCCGCACTTCTCACGGCTGGTCTACCGCCCCACCTGGCCTTGGGCACCAACAAACTCAGTTCGTCCTTCGGTTCGGCAGCTGCCAGCTACACCTTTTACCGGCGCAAACTGTTTGACCCCAGCCAGTGGCGCAATGCATTGATAGGTACAGCGTTGGGCGCATTGCTTGGCGCCGCGATGGCACAGTGGGTACCGTCTGCCTGGCTGAACCAATTACTGCCAGCCGTGGTATTTGCTTGCGGGCTTTACTTGCTACTTGGCAAAACCCCAGCAGCACCGTTACTCGCCGACGCCCCTATCGCCAAGGGTCGGCAATGGCCGCAAAGTTTGAGTTTGGGTTTTTATGACGGTGTGGCAGGCCCTGGCACTGGCGCGTTCTGGACGGTCAGCAGCTTACTGCTCTACCCGCTCGACCTGGTACGCGCCAGCGGCGTAGCCCGCAGCATGAACTTCGTCAGCAATATCTGTGCACTGAGCGTCTTCATCATCAGCGGGCAAGTGGCTTGGCTGCTGGGCATCTGCATGGGCTTGGCACTGATGGTTGGTGCGTTTCTCGGTGCACGCACGGCGATCAAGGGCGGTTCGAAGTTTATCCGCCCGGTATTTATTCTGGTGGTGCTGGGGTTGACCGTGCGCTTAGCCTGGCAGCACTGGTTCGGGATGACCTAA
- a CDS encoding SDR family oxidoreductase, whose amino-acid sequence MSKTQLFDLDGKIAFVSGASRGIGEAIAKLLAQQGAHVIVSSRKIDDCQKVADAIIAEGGQATAMACHIGEMEQITNVFAQIREQFGRLDILVNNAATNPQFCNVLDTDLGAFQKTVDVNIRGYYFMSIEGGKLMKANGGGSIINVASINGVSPGEMQGIYSVTKAAVISMTKVFAKECAQFGIRCNALLPGLTDTKFASALVKNDAILKIALQRIPLKRVADPSEMAGTVLYLASDASSYTTGVALNVDGGFLS is encoded by the coding sequence ATGTCCAAGACCCAACTGTTCGACCTTGACGGCAAAATCGCCTTTGTTTCCGGTGCCAGCCGTGGCATCGGTGAAGCCATTGCCAAACTGCTGGCTCAGCAAGGCGCCCACGTAATCGTCTCAAGCCGCAAGATCGATGATTGCCAGAAAGTCGCCGATGCCATCATTGCCGAAGGTGGTCAGGCAACTGCCATGGCCTGCCATATTGGTGAAATGGAGCAGATCACTAACGTCTTCGCGCAGATCAGAGAACAGTTCGGCCGCCTCGACATCCTGGTCAACAACGCCGCCACCAACCCGCAGTTCTGCAACGTATTGGACACCGACCTGGGCGCGTTCCAGAAAACCGTCGATGTGAACATCCGTGGCTACTACTTCATGTCCATCGAAGGCGGCAAGTTGATGAAGGCCAATGGCGGCGGCAGCATCATCAATGTCGCCTCGATCAACGGCGTCTCGCCAGGCGAAATGCAAGGTATTTACTCGGTCACCAAAGCTGCAGTTATCAGCATGACCAAGGTCTTTGCCAAGGAATGCGCGCAGTTCGGTATCCGTTGCAACGCGCTACTGCCCGGCCTGACTGACACCAAGTTTGCCTCCGCGCTGGTGAAGAACGACGCGATCCTCAAAATCGCCCTGCAACGTATCCCACTCAAGCGCGTAGCCGATCCAAGTGAGATGGCTGGCACCGTGCTGTACCTGGCCAGCGATGCATCCAGCTACACCACCGGCGTAGCACTCAATGTGGATGGCGGCTTCCTCTCCTGA
- a CDS encoding phosphotransferase family protein codes for MALTDQSTRIREGEELDTAVIDQYLKAHIPELTGEPRISQFPGGASNLTYLLEYPGKEFVLRRPPFGHKAKSAHDMGREYRILNQLNAGFPYCPKAYAHCTDESVIGAEFYVMERVNGIILRSEMPAELNFSAEQTRDLCKSFIDKMVELHNVDYQACGLGDLGKPEGYVQRQIGGWSDRYDKALTPDAPLWEPVKAWLKDKMPADHHKPGIVHNDYRFDNVILNPQNPSEIIGVLDWELTTIGDPLMDLGNTLAYWIEAGDSAPIQLMRRQPSNAPGMLTRQQFADYYAERSGIEIKSIDFYYTYGLFRLAGIVQQIYYRYFHGQTQDKRFAQFIHMNKLLEQMSLQVINKSQL; via the coding sequence ATGGCGCTTACTGACCAGTCCACCCGTATCCGCGAAGGCGAAGAACTCGACACCGCGGTCATCGACCAGTACCTCAAGGCGCATATCCCCGAGCTGACGGGTGAGCCTCGCATCAGTCAATTCCCAGGCGGCGCTTCTAACCTGACCTATCTGCTTGAATACCCCGGCAAGGAATTCGTGCTGCGCCGCCCGCCATTTGGCCACAAAGCCAAATCGGCCCACGATATGGGCCGCGAGTACCGCATTCTTAATCAGCTCAATGCCGGTTTTCCCTACTGCCCGAAGGCTTATGCGCATTGCACTGACGAATCGGTGATTGGTGCCGAGTTCTATGTCATGGAGCGGGTCAACGGGATCATCTTGCGCTCCGAGATGCCCGCCGAGCTGAATTTCAGCGCTGAGCAGACCCGCGATCTGTGCAAAAGCTTTATCGACAAAATGGTCGAGCTGCACAACGTCGACTATCAAGCTTGCGGCCTGGGTGATCTGGGCAAGCCTGAGGGCTATGTGCAACGACAAATCGGCGGCTGGAGTGATCGTTACGACAAGGCGCTAACCCCTGACGCACCGCTGTGGGAACCGGTCAAAGCCTGGCTCAAGGACAAGATGCCGGCTGACCATCACAAGCCTGGCATCGTGCACAACGATTACCGCTTCGATAACGTGATCCTCAATCCGCAGAATCCAAGCGAGATTATCGGCGTACTGGACTGGGAGCTGACCACCATCGGCGACCCGCTCATGGATTTGGGTAACACCCTGGCCTATTGGATCGAAGCCGGTGACTCGGCGCCCATACAGCTGATGCGCCGCCAGCCCAGCAACGCCCCTGGCATGCTTACGCGTCAACAGTTCGCTGACTACTACGCCGAACGTTCAGGCATCGAAATCAAGAGCATCGACTTCTACTACACCTACGGCCTGTTCCGCCTGGCCGGCATCGTGCAGCAGATCTACTACCGCTACTTCCATGGTCAGACCCAGGACAAACGCTTCGCGCAGTTCATTCACATGAACAAGCTGCTGGAGCAAATGAGCCTGCAGGTTATCAATAAGTCACAGCTGTAA
- a CDS encoding outer membrane protein OmpK translates to MKLKHLPHCIALSVGLFSGQQAMAEGAFLWQDTSLSYLYGSNFQRLNFNDEEQRSQTTFTLENASGWTWGDTFFFLDYIDADNAQARGSNFGNLDIDKKSNFYYMEFSPRVSLSWLTDQDLSVGPLKDVYAAFTYEKGNGGPGTENYLYGIGTAWNAPGFAYLNANLYAVKVNNHIFFDHDFKASDKGNGHTYQLTVNGAYPFAIGEQDFVVDGYIDWRAPSKDAGTQTSVGSSIQIKWDAGKALFGEGRKLYVGTELNMWHNKYGIRPIDGSTDGFDQTAVQALVKYHF, encoded by the coding sequence ATGAAACTGAAGCACCTGCCCCACTGCATCGCCCTCTCTGTCGGACTGTTCTCCGGCCAGCAGGCCATGGCCGAGGGCGCATTCCTCTGGCAAGACACCAGCCTCTCCTATCTCTATGGCAGCAACTTTCAGCGCCTGAATTTCAACGATGAAGAGCAGCGTTCGCAAACCACCTTCACCCTGGAGAACGCCAGTGGTTGGACCTGGGGCGACACCTTCTTCTTCCTCGACTACATCGACGCCGACAATGCGCAGGCACGCGGCAGCAACTTCGGCAACCTCGATATCGACAAGAAGAGCAACTTCTACTACATGGAGTTCTCGCCACGCGTCAGCCTCAGCTGGCTGACTGACCAGGACTTGTCCGTAGGCCCCTTGAAGGATGTATACGCAGCCTTTACCTATGAGAAAGGCAACGGCGGCCCAGGCACCGAAAACTACCTCTATGGCATCGGCACCGCCTGGAACGCTCCAGGCTTCGCTTACCTGAACGCCAACCTGTATGCGGTGAAGGTCAATAACCACATCTTCTTTGATCATGACTTCAAGGCTTCAGACAAGGGCAACGGCCACACCTACCAACTGACCGTGAACGGCGCGTACCCGTTCGCCATTGGCGAACAGGACTTCGTGGTCGACGGCTATATCGATTGGCGAGCGCCGTCCAAGGACGCTGGCACCCAGACGTCGGTCGGTTCCTCGATCCAAATCAAATGGGATGCGGGCAAGGCGCTGTTCGGTGAAGGACGCAAACTCTATGTCGGCACCGAGCTGAACATGTGGCACAACAAGTACGGCATCAGGCCGATTGATGGCAGCACCGATGGTTTCGATCAAACCGCTGTGCAAGCGTTGGTGAAGTACCACTTCTAA